A stretch of Rhinopithecus roxellana isolate Shanxi Qingling chromosome 12, ASM756505v1, whole genome shotgun sequence DNA encodes these proteins:
- the P3R3URF gene encoding PIK3R3 upstream open reading frame protein → MGPSRLVHGPRPQGMRSPHRRPGMGWPRPRFPRMFKCSRRRYQQGVQGRTASRAATNPATMATGINNTHTDTTIVWIFPPQVLRHLRQPGIFLIL, encoded by the exons ATGGGGCCATCTCGGCTTGTCCATGGCCCTCGGCCCCAGGGCATGCGTTCCCCCCACCGCAGGCCAGGTATGGGCTGGCCCAGGCCCCGGTTTCCCAGGATGTTCAAGTGTAGCCGCAGAAGATACCAGCAGGGTGTCCAAGGTCGAACTGCCAGCAGGGCAGCCACCAatcctgccaccatggccacggGTATCAACAACACCCACACTGACACCACCATAGTgtggatcttcccacctcaag tTCTCAGACATCTCAGGCAACCTGGGATTTTTCTGATCCTCTAG